The Rattus rattus isolate New Zealand chromosome X, Rrattus_CSIRO_v1, whole genome shotgun sequence genome has a window encoding:
- the LOC116888728 gene encoding ral guanine nucleotide dissociation stimulator-like, producing MILSCLQCLWPFAQKETDLTQDDQAQDHEDKGEHKCAPKVVTESCRESPISADMVENMVNQLVPSLQGGGPLVCPFLPVRIPTVHHHTEHVLDLLLKRFTYFCLDCEEDEQIKSVLCSFLDSWIDIYPEEFCQTGNLSILKKLKAYLDCEHALLQSESPCPYASRGVAGRRQ from the coding sequence ATGATTCTTTCCTGCCTGCAATGTCTCTGGCCATTTGCCCAGAAGGAAACAGACTTGACCCAGGACGACCAGGCCCAGGACCACGAAGACAAGGGTGAGCATAAGTGTGCCCCAAAGGTCGTGACAGAGTCCTGTAGAGAGTCCCCCATCAGTGCAGACATGGTAGAAAACATGGTGAACCAACTGGTACCATCTCTGCAGGGTGGGGGACCCCTTGTTTGCCCCTTCCTTCCTGTACGCATACCGACAGTTCACCACCACACAGAGCATGTGCTGGATCTGCTGTTGAAGCGTTTTACATACTTCTGCCTGGATTGTGAAGAGGACGAACAAATAAAGAGCGTTCTCTGTTCTTTCCTGGACTCATGGATAGACATATACCCTGAGGAGTTTTGTCAGACAGGAAACCTGTCCATTCTGAAAAAGCTGAAGGCCTACTTAGACTGTGAACATGCCCTCCTCCAATCTGAATCTCCGTGTCCATATGCTTCTCGAGGAGTTGCAGGAAGACGCCAGtga